One Candidatus Methylomirabilota bacterium DNA segment encodes these proteins:
- a CDS encoding xanthine dehydrogenase family protein molybdopterin-binding subunit, whose product MSTMKTTRDVKGVGVSIPRPDGPEKVTGRVQYVADIQPKGLLHAKLLRSPHAHAKIVSIDTSAAKALPGVRAVLTARDIPHLKKKAPTRAHAVLAIDRAVFMGQPVAAVAADELAIAEEALDLIKVEYQVLPAAIDPLKAMQPGAPPVADAGTEADTSEALAHSAVAIAKSEAPAKAVNISQQARLQRGDPAKGFAESDHVLEKTYRVPMVHQGYLEPHAVLAEWDRNGLLTLWASTQGSFNTRSEVSDVLGIPENQIRVIPVECGGGFGGKIRALCEPITAVLAQVTKRPVRYVMTRREELQAGMPAPQVIIKLKTGVKRDGTLMAIDAETVIDSGAYSGAVLAVSAVFLGSMYRWPSFDIRGFEVLTHKPSVAAYRAPVAPQTIFAIESHMEQIARDLGLDPVEFRRRHLSKPGDPMVNGQPWQSNGAHEVLSRIAEHPHWKSRKEWVAAGKNGKRRGVGLALGGWLGGLQPTGATVRLNPDGSLAVLTGQVDIAGTNISLAQIAASAYGVDTDLVRITTGDTDTAPMTGLSAGSKTIYTVGAAVLQAAEDARRQTFEIAAAELEASVHDLELVDGKVTVRGMPDKGITLATIGKKGNLYMSKTPPVLGKANPAFSQQAPGFAAQLARLDVDPDTGEVTIHDFVIVQDVGRAINPLGVEGQMQGGAVQSLGIALTEGLMFDDSGRLTNPSLLDYRKLTAADLPNLETIIVEVPSPAGPFGARGVGEPPIVPAPAAIANAVNDAVGARITELPLSPERIALALANGKH is encoded by the coding sequence ATGAGCACGATGAAGACCACGCGCGACGTCAAGGGAGTGGGAGTCTCGATTCCGCGGCCGGACGGCCCCGAGAAGGTGACCGGACGGGTCCAGTACGTGGCCGACATCCAGCCGAAGGGCCTGCTCCACGCCAAGCTGCTGCGCAGCCCGCACGCGCACGCCAAGATCGTTTCCATCGACACCAGTGCGGCGAAGGCGCTGCCCGGCGTGCGCGCGGTGCTCACTGCCAGGGACATCCCGCACCTCAAGAAGAAGGCGCCGACGCGGGCCCACGCGGTGCTCGCGATCGATCGCGCGGTGTTCATGGGCCAGCCGGTGGCCGCGGTGGCCGCCGACGAGCTCGCCATCGCCGAGGAGGCGCTCGATCTCATCAAGGTCGAGTACCAGGTCCTGCCCGCCGCGATCGATCCGCTCAAGGCCATGCAGCCCGGCGCGCCCCCGGTGGCCGACGCGGGGACCGAGGCCGACACCAGCGAGGCCCTCGCCCACTCCGCGGTGGCCATCGCCAAGAGCGAGGCCCCCGCGAAGGCGGTGAACATCTCGCAGCAGGCGCGGCTGCAGCGCGGCGATCCCGCCAAGGGCTTCGCCGAGTCCGACCACGTGCTGGAGAAGACCTACCGCGTGCCGATGGTGCACCAGGGCTATCTGGAGCCGCACGCGGTGCTGGCCGAGTGGGACCGCAATGGGCTGCTCACCCTGTGGGCCAGCACCCAGGGCTCCTTCAACACCCGCTCCGAGGTCTCGGACGTCCTGGGGATCCCCGAGAACCAGATCCGGGTGATCCCGGTGGAGTGCGGCGGCGGCTTCGGCGGCAAGATCCGCGCCCTCTGCGAGCCGATCACCGCGGTGCTGGCGCAGGTCACCAAGCGGCCGGTCCGCTACGTCATGACCCGCCGCGAGGAATTGCAGGCGGGCATGCCCGCGCCGCAGGTCATCATCAAGCTCAAGACGGGAGTCAAGCGCGACGGCACGCTCATGGCGATCGACGCCGAGACCGTGATCGACTCCGGCGCCTACTCGGGCGCGGTGCTCGCGGTCAGCGCGGTCTTCCTCGGCAGCATGTACAGGTGGCCGTCGTTCGACATTCGCGGCTTCGAGGTGCTGACCCACAAGCCGAGCGTGGCCGCCTATCGGGCGCCGGTGGCGCCGCAGACCATCTTCGCGATCGAGTCGCACATGGAGCAGATCGCGCGCGACCTCGGCCTCGATCCGGTGGAGTTCCGGCGACGCCACCTCAGCAAGCCGGGCGATCCGATGGTGAACGGGCAGCCCTGGCAGTCCAACGGGGCCCACGAGGTGCTGAGCCGGATCGCCGAGCATCCGCACTGGAAGTCGCGGAAGGAGTGGGTGGCCGCGGGCAAGAACGGCAAGCGGCGCGGCGTCGGCCTGGCCCTCGGCGGCTGGCTCGGCGGACTGCAGCCGACCGGCGCGACCGTGCGCTTGAATCCCGATGGCTCGCTCGCGGTCCTCACCGGCCAGGTGGACATCGCGGGCACCAACATCTCGCTGGCTCAGATCGCGGCCTCCGCCTACGGGGTGGACACCGACCTGGTGCGCATCACCACCGGCGACACCGACACCGCGCCCATGACCGGGCTGAGCGCGGGCAGCAAGACGATCTACACCGTCGGCGCCGCGGTGCTGCAGGCCGCGGAGGACGCGCGGCGGCAGACCTTCGAGATCGCCGCCGCCGAGCTCGAGGCCTCGGTCCACGATCTGGAGCTCGTGGACGGCAAGGTCACGGTGCGCGGCATGCCGGACAAGGGCATCACGCTCGCCACCATCGGCAAGAAGGGCAACCTTTACATGTCAAAGACCCCGCCGGTGCTCGGCAAGGCCAACCCGGCGTTCAGCCAGCAGGCGCCCGGATTCGCGGCGCAGCTCGCGCGTCTGGACGTCGATCCCGACACCGGCGAGGTGACCATCCACGATTTCGTGATCGTGCAGGACGTGGGCCGAGCCATCAACCCGCTCGGCGTGGAGGGCCAGATGCAGGGCGGCGCGGTGCAGAGCCTGGGCATCGCGCTGACCGAGGGGCTCATGTTCGACGACAGCGGTCGGCTCACCAACCCGAGCCTGCTCGACTATCGCAAGCTGACCGCGGCCGATCTGCCGAATCTCGAGACCATCATCGTCGAGGTGCCGTCGCCCGCCGGACCGTTCGGCGCGCGCGGGGTGGGCGAGCCGCCGATCGTGCCCGCCCCCGCCGCCATCGCCAACGCGGTCAACGACGCGGTCGGCGCCCGCATCACCGAATTGCCGCTGAGCCCGGAGCGCATCGCGCTGGCCCTGGCCAACGGCAAGCACTAG
- a CDS encoding (2Fe-2S)-binding protein — MAKHVLSCTINDQPVEVLVQPYTTLLDALREDVGLTGPKEGCGTGDCGACTVHVDGKVVASCLMLAMQVRGRKVRTIEGLAAADTTLHPLQDTFVRHGVPQCGFCIPGVLMAAAALLEEKPRPSEEEIRYGIAGNLCRCTGYTKMVAAITEAAGTMASKRSAR; from the coding sequence GTGGCCAAACACGTCCTGAGCTGCACCATCAATGACCAGCCGGTCGAGGTGCTGGTCCAGCCCTACACCACCCTGCTCGACGCCCTCCGGGAGGACGTGGGCCTGACCGGACCCAAGGAAGGCTGCGGCACCGGCGACTGCGGCGCCTGCACCGTGCACGTGGACGGCAAGGTCGTGGCGAGCTGCCTGATGCTGGCGATGCAGGTGCGGGGGCGGAAGGTTCGCACCATCGAGGGGCTCGCGGCCGCGGACACCACCCTGCATCCGCTGCAGGATACCTTCGTCCGTCACGGTGTGCCCCAGTGCGGGTTCTGCATCCCGGGCGTGCTGATGGCGGCGGCCGCGCTGCTCGAGGAGAAGCCGCGGCCCTCGGAAGAGGAGATCCGCTACGGCATCGCGGGCAATCTCTGCCGGTGCACCGGCTACACCAAGATGGTGGCGGCGATCACCGAGGCGGCGGGCACCATGGCCTCGAAGAGGAGCGCTCGATGA